In Narcine bancroftii isolate sNarBan1 unplaced genomic scaffold, sNarBan1.hap1 Scaffold_727, whole genome shotgun sequence, a genomic segment contains:
- the LOC138751121 gene encoding unconventional myosin-X-like gives MGGENQEQIPWQLYFKLYCFLDVENVPKHGVEFVFMFEQAHECLISGHFPAPEDTLQLLAALRLQYMYGDYTKSSLNLQEVYPVSRLRAKIFQSTKSNSQTLEKRRTSFLEGTLRLNLRTGSTRKQKMEEEQMLEMWMKEEMSAMRTGVVDKWLRLQGMIQQQAMLRYMDIVMEWSGYGCTFFDVECKEGGFPSELWLAVSSGGVSIYKRGAARPLECFSFEKIAAFGAPLPNTYRLTVGGREMFFETAQVAEITKIMKAHVKRRYSTKAATAART, from the exons ATGGGCGGGGAGAATCAGGAACAAATCCCATGGCAACTCTATTTCAAGCTCTACTGCTTCCTGGATGTAGAGAATGTCCCCAAGCATGGGGTGGAGTTTGTGTTCATGTTTGAACAG GCCCATGAATGTTTGATCAGTGGGCATTTCCCAGCCCCAGAAGACACCCTGCAACTTCTTGCTGCCCTGAGACTGCAGTACATGTATGGGGACTACACGAAGAGCTCCCTGAACCTCCAGGAGGTTTATCCCGTCTCCAGGCTGAGGGCCAAGATCTTCCAAAGCACCAAGTCTAATTCTCAGACCCTGGAGAAGAGACGGACCAGCTTCCTGGAAGGGACGTTGCGGCTGAACCTGCGCACAGGCTCCACAAGAAAGCAGAAGATGGAAGAGGAGCAGATGTTGGAGATGTGGATGAAGGAAGAGATGTCGGCCATGCGGACTGGTGTTGTGGACAAGTGGCTGAGGCTGCAGGGGATGATACAACAGCAGGCCATGCTGAGATACATGGACATTGTGATGGAGTGGTCAGGCTATGGCTGCACATTCTTTGACGTTGAG TGTAAGGAGGGCGGATTCCCCAGTGAGCTCTGGCTGGCCGTGAGCTCTGGCGGTGTTTCCATCTACAAGCGGGGAGCGGCGCGGCCGTTGGAGTGCTTCAGCTTTGAGAAGATTGCAGCGTTCGGGGCCCCACTGCCCAACACATATCGCCTGACGGTCGGCGGCCGGGAGATGTTCTTTGAAACTGCGCAG GTAGCCGAGATCACCAAGATCATGAAGGCTCACGTCAAGAGGAGATACAGTACGAAGGCAGCAACCGCTGCCCGCACCTAG